The genomic DNA TAGGCGAACCAAGCGGTGCAAAAGGCCGGAAGGACACTTGTGGAGGGGCAGAAGATGATGAAGTGGAAGAAGAGGAGcagggagaagaagaggagacaGTCGGGAGAGGTAGAGGTGAGGCACAGTTGGTGCTGTGAGGGGATGGCTGGTTCGGTCTGGAATGGCCTAGAGCAGGAGATGATGGGAGGGAGGCCACCCTGTGAATGGAGGCCAGAGCTGTTGGTCCGAGGAGCGGCGGGGCACCCTGCTGACAGCCAGCCAATGGGGCCAGACGCAGCGAGGCGGATGATGGGTAGCTTCCCAGCAGGGCTAGATCCCTGCGACTGCTTGGGAAAGATGGCGATGAAGGGGCCGTTGTAGCAGGGGCAATTGGCGGGAAGGAGGTCCATGGCCAGGGAGGGAAGGGTAAGGCAGAAGCAGGGGGTGACTGTAGGAGGAGAGGGTCCAGCTCACTGGCACAGTGCGAGAGGTGGGAAACGAGGCGAGCTCCTATTGGGTCCGGAGACTCCCCCTCCAGAGAGCTTAGGTATCGTACAACCTCTCCAACGCACTCCCTGAAGCCAAGGGTCCTGTAGTCTACTGCCAATGCCCTTGCGTCAAAGTACCCTGTGATTGAAATCTCAGTTTAATTCAAATCTTTCTCAGTGAGAGGTGACattaaaagcatttcaaagtactTCCGTCTTTGTACCTTTTCCTCCCATTGCATGCAACAGTTTGAGATGGTCCACAGTCATCTGCAgaatttctgctttttccaACTTAGAAGAACCCTTAAGGGACAAAAAAGATGAGccacattttattcaaaaacactCTGAAAGTCATAGTGACAATCTAATTACGACATCCTCAGTCGTTCTCTATCATGAGAATCTACCTGTTTCTCGAAAGCACTTGGTACCAGCCTCCGCAGCTCCGAAAGGCTGTGGTTGATCCGGTCTCTACGCCTTTTCTCTATGATCTGGATCACAAGAAGAGCAAAGGGACTTTAAGAGTCAAACCACATCGAGACGAGAATCTTAGAAAGTGAAGATCCAAAGCTCCCGCTCAcccctctcctcttcttccGTGCCAGAATCTGCGAGGCACTGCCTGGAGACATGGACCCGGTGACGGGGCTGCATTATGGAGATGGAGTAAGTAAAAaaggaagatggaaaaaaagactaaatgtgGTAACACTGAGTCGCCTGCATCTTGTTATTATTACCCTGCTTAATGTGACACAGGGAGAACAACAGCGCATCAACCCCTTTGAATCATACTGGTTTTTGGGCACTGAGAAGCACTGAGAAGATGAGATTGGCTTTTTTTGGTTGCATATAATCTTGGAGAAAGCACTTTAAGGAAGATAATTATGTAGCCCCGGGGCGACGCTTTTGTTTTGCAACGGAGGCTCCAACAGGAAACATGGGAGCCGTGGCCCTCAAAGTGCAGTCGGCCAAAACGGATCACGTTCGTCTGTGAACTCTCTTCTTGCATGCCCTGAGAGTTCCACAGCTCGGAGTTCCCTTCAAAACTGTCGCAGCAGAGACAGATTGAACTtccattagattttttttttttttaacttgaggGCTGCCAAATCAAGAAGACTGTTTGTGTTTAGGTTGATTTTTGATGATGAAGGCCTTGGAAAAACAGCGTAGTCCTCAGCTCGAACATCAGAGGGCAGTTCAAATTCTTTAAACCCACCAAACCCCTTTCTTGTGTCACTGGCTCACTTTATGTTTGTGATGTAACCCATTCTCTTTTAATTCTGCATATATGTGTTGGAAGCACGCACATTCGCAAATATTTCCTTTAATCCAGATGCGTGAGAAATTTTCCGCAAAGGAATTGGACCAGTTCAActaaaaacttaaatgtttcaacGGCGTTTAAGGAGAGAGCGTGCTACGTTcagagtctttttttcttttttacagctTATCAGGCATTTTGCACAACGCTGAAGCAACTTAGATTAATGACTTGTAATTAAATAGGAGCCTCAAGTGACTGAAGAAATCAGTCTTTATGTGCCACAGCTAGAACTTTGTCTTTACTAACTGatcctttaataaaataatgttgatTTAGTTAGATGAGAAAAATGAGCAATTTAGTTTGTTATGCCATAGAATGTTACACTGAGCCGGAAACTATGAtggaaattttcaaaataacaggTCACATAGCTAACTAAAATAAGAAGCTAGGAGTTCTAAAGACataatacaaaacatatttatttctacaaTGCCTTTTTTTGGCCTTTGAGTTAGTTTCTACTTTCTGTTTCTAGatgctttaaatgttaaaaatgcatATAATGCAGATGTAAATTCACATAAACCCCAACATGTTTCaggaataaaatacaattttttttttaccttttttgttgcactgcatttaaaaattatttaaataccatttcttaatattaagcaaacaataaaaaagactgCACATTTCAGAACCAGCAGGCCTCAGATAATATCTACCTTTTTTGTAATATCTTCATAACTCTTTATCAACTGATATGCTCCCAGAtttgatgcattaaaaacattctGTGCAACATACTTTGCTTTTAACTTGTATCTTCAactttttctattattttggATCATTCCAATGAGGAAAAACTGCCATGCTTGCTAATCATAGTGAAAGTGTTGTagattgtaaagaaaaaaaaaacccctcaataAGTTATtgcttttaatatttacatttctgcaaTGCATCAGTATCACGGCCCtgaaaaactaatattttctcCCCACACTCTTTGAACTTCAATGCAACACCCATTTCTCATCACACGACATGTTTGGAGCCCTCGCGCGTGTGTATATTTAGCCGGCAAACGCAGAGATGTAATTTTACTCTGGAGGGAAACGTGCTCCAGCCCTCAGGTGTGGCTCGGGCGGATGCTCACCAGTAGCTGTCCTCTTGCCCCACGTCGATTAACTCATCTGTGTCCGAGTCTGGAGAGCTGTAGTCGTGAggtctcttcatttttatttatttgttccttTAACCTTTCACCTCTTCGTCGGACAGATGATGATGGATGGTACGAGTGGATTGATGGATGAGTTGTTGACcgctgtctctctctctctgtctctctttcagTGGAGTCACTCGGACACTGAAGAGTGTGACTCTCTTGACGCTGTCAGTTCTAAaagctttgttttccttcttgtcACTTCTGTTCGCTTCTTCCCGCACCACCGCTTCTTTGTGTGCCCTCGGACCTCTTCTTCTTGAGCAACCCCCAAGGGCCCATGACAAGTAAGAATACTCACGAGCCGCTTCAGCCTTTTTACACAATCAGTGGCATCCAATCGTAGTTTATTCCTCTCTTATGTCTCTCTTGGCTTGCTCTCTCTGTCACAGGCACCCAATGACAAAGTAGGACTTTGGCAGTTTGGGGCAGGGTTGCCAGCTTCTGCTCCCCCGCCTCCTCTCCTCAGGCCCTCCTCCCTCCCTTTAATCTACCCTTCCCTGGCCTGTCACCCTCCCTTCCATCTTCCCATCCTCCCATCTTTCCATTTTGCTCAGTCATCCCATGTCAATTAGCTTCCAAGCTTCCTACTATTTTGTTTCCTCACTTTTGTCTTTCTATGCTGCCTTAAATTATGTTGCTTTGTTGGACGATGGTAACCGTAGCAAGGAGAGAGGTTAAGGCTGTGGGAATGAGGagtctacaaaaaaaaaaaatatttttttaaatgtaaaaagcgACAAAATGATGCACGGACTGTAAACTAAATGTAGTGGAAATGTCGTTTGGACGTCAGTTTTCAAGCCTTATATGATCGTATCTGTAGGATTTCAATTTCAAAAAGTGCTGCTTTGTAAAATTCTTGGATCTGAACATTAAAGAACCTTTCAGTCAGATTTTCATCTATTTTCTACTGAGATCTTGCGcaacatgaagcaaaaaaaaaaataaaaaaatagaaaagaaaaactccaaactGTTTGAGGCGACCCTGTGTGCGTGCCAGTGTGTGCAGACATGAGGGGCAATGACAAAGGGGTCAAGAGAGGAATCAGCCCAATGAGTGTCTGAACATCTGTGCTCTTCACCGGACAAGATAGCGCTCTTTATGCTTTCACATTCATGCAAGctgacactcacacacacagacacacacggcTTCCCGCAGCACTCGGTGCTGGGTTCCGCTGCCACCGTGGGAAGATCGCTGGTGCTGATTGTCATGGAAACACAAGGCCGAGGCGCCGGTTGTTAGGAGCGATGCCTGACCGACCCAGCACTGTgagcatatgtgtgtgtgcaagacGGAGAGAGGCCAAGAGGCATGCCCCCTTCAACACAATGCCCAGCTGAGTGTGGCTCTTCCTGCCTGGCAGACTGGAAGGGTGGGTTAGTTTAAACAGGCTACAATGCAGAAGTGCAAGATCTTTGTTGGGACTTTTTGAGTGAGtaaattggcttttttttttttgttctacctCAGTCCAAAACAAAGTTCTGAAGATTTTAACCTATACCCAAACATGTGCGATAAAGCTGCTcaaataaatcctaaaaaaatTTCTATAGTGACTTTTTGACCACAGGATGtatctttctttttataacCATTTCAAGGCACTTGGCAAAATGTAACCTTACTGGTTGTAATTGTTGACAATGTTTTGTCTTCAATgcctttgtatttttatgatgtaaagcactttgaactgccttgttgctgaaacgtgctacacaaataaacttgattaattGACTGATTTCAATCAAAAGGTGGCCCCAAACCTTTAATACATATTTGACCTGATGCTgctttttgggtcatatttagtagttaaaacattaaagaaacaattcaacacagatatatatttatttgtttgttttgcacaaacTACAAGTGCAAACAGACTTGGTAATGACGTAGAAATTTCCACTGCAGGATTTCACAATGTTTCCTTTTGGGTAGTTTTAAAAAGCCAcccaaaaggaaacaaatgtgCCTATTCTGCTTTATTTGCATCTGATTTGATGACATCACGAGAGGAACCGCAAATCAACAATTCCGTTGATTGGTTGCtgttaaataaactgatttcaTACATCCttaaatattagatttaaatGTAAGGATTTCTTGTTTAATGTTACTTTCAACATTTCAATAGTTATGTCAGTATACAAATGTTATACAAGGTACATACATAAAATGTACAGAGACCTTGTAGATTTATTCGTGTAATATAATGTTGGATGAACAACATTTGATAGTTCCATCTATCCAGTCCTTCTCGacttgcatgttttgttttgttttggttgcgaGATTTTCCTACAATCCATTCCGAACCACATCATATATCCAAAAGGTTTTTCTGTTCGGAATCCTTCTAAGCACCTTTAAATTATGTACTTTATTGTTAAAATGCAatactgtaaaatgaaaacGAAAGAACTACAAACTGCAAACCGAACTCCTCATAACTGTGCAGTCTTATAACTACGTATAAGACTGCGTAGTTCTACGCAGATCAAATAAGACATAAGATCTCATGTCTTATGTGATGTCACCAGAGGCACTTGGAtgagaaagtttgtttttgtcggAGGTCAGATTTGATCTTACCtgaataaaaatggacaaaattgTGACTCAAGCTAAAAAGCAGAGGATGCTGTGTTGTTCTATAAGTGACATACTATATACAAAGTGAGTTTAATTGATTTCACATTAAAAGCCTGGCTAGTAGCTGACCCCACCTCTGTCAGATTCACTTTGAGCTGAAGTGGCACTGGCGATTTTGTTAAACCAAtttaataaacatcaaaatcccaatttttttgtttaccatttttgccaacatttgttttttatgtacaaAAGTTTCAACACCTTCATCGACGCTTTTTTTCCCCcggttaaaaatatttttgaatttgcttCCTACACACATCATTTTTCAACTCAACCCCCGTGGCCGACGCATTTTAGGTCCTTCTGCCAGCTTTCTTATTACACGTCTGAGGcctttaaaccaaaaatacaaacatgattATTAGCGTGTGTTTTTAATATCCAAGTGTGAGTCATCAACATGGCTGTGACCAGAGGGTGAAAGAGAAAATCCCTTCTCCATCTCCTTTCCATCCCATCCTTTCGTTACCAATCACTCCTTGATTCAGATCTGGATCTCATTTCAgcttcagaaaactgaaaaaagggggggaaaaaaccctgAAAGAGGAGATGCCTATGAAGTCAGGCCTTCAAGTCTTTGTTGTTATATTTATCGCCCACCCTCCCATCTCTCCCCTCAAACAGATTAACTTTCTTCTCTGCATCACCAGCGAATGAAATCACTCTGGTTTCCTTTGCAGCTCGTCCTCCCCATCTCCAATACGATGAAGCAAGctgtgggggagaaaaaaaaaaacatgcaagtgTCGGAAAGTCATTAAGAAGGAGAATGagtaaataaacagattatttgtGGAAATGGTTCCACGATAAGGAGAGCGGGTGGTGTCAAAAAGGAAGGCTGATAGGTGATCAACATGCGAGGGGAGAAGGGCGGCTGGCACTGCGCGTCGGGATGGAATTCTGGCAGATTTCTGGCGATCTTGGTCAGCCACTTCAAGATGTCCTCCCCTTCCCTCCTCCACCCTCCCATCCCACCAAACCACAACAAGGCAAAAGGCCCTTATTGGAATTAACAAGCTCATACTTTTACAATTTGCGCACACACGCACAGCGCCAACGAAAACGTGCGAACGGCGCACACGGACGCGCGCGAGCTTGGGAGCTGATTCACATAAGCACACGCGCTGCTCCCTCACGCGAATGCGGACAGTTCGTAGCTGCAATTTATAAGCCCCAAGCACTCGGCTGCAATTATTGTTTCTGATGCATGACAGCTGCTATTGTTTGAAAAGTCCGCGCGACGGAGCGAGCCCAACGGACCGCTGCGCTCTCCCCGCGTTCATGTCAATGTGAGGAACtgagcagaagcagcagaagaaactGATCAAAGGGCTGCCGTCGCGGCTCCCGCAATGAGCAACttacatctaaaaaaataaaaaaaataaaaaaaggaaagtaaaaaattcattaatttaaattatatatgtAAGTATTTTTAGTGCTGATGATTAATACATTCAATCATGTCACACTCAACAGCTGcgattaattatgattaatcacTGACTAATTTGGAAACTTGAAATATAAGCTCTACCTTATGCCGGTAgagcttatatatatatatatatatatatatatatatatatatatatatatatatatatatatatatatatatatatatatatatatatatatatatatatatatatatatatatatagcctatataatgttttttgtaGCAGAAACCAGGTAACATAGTCTTTTATTCCTCAACAGCAACTTAGGGAAAGTTACTCCACTACATAAGCATAGGAATGGTAACCAACATATTCTGGGGACAACCGACATAAAAtaagatgcattttattttctagttcttggGTGGCGAACCCATTTCTGATGctgccctgggcaactgccgACACAGCGCACATCCAAAGCAGGCAGTGTACGCacgtttcaaaaaaaaaaaaaaaaaaaatgcaaatgttttactgtctcAAACAAAGCATGTCTGAAGAAAGTCAGTTTTGCAGGTTTTCATATCCAGGAAGCGTTTAAACAAGTCATTTCGTTTTAAAcgttagtaaaaaaaaaaaaaaaaaaaaaaaaaaaaagcccttctCCATTGGAACTTATGTGATTAGACGACAGTCCCTTGTCCTCATCTGGCTAAGCGACCGGCGGGAATCTTGCAGAAGAAACTTGGCGTCGTACAAGTAGACTACACACGCGGGGTTAGCTAGCAACGCAACACAAGAAAGTTGAAGAATGCTCAGTCTTTGTTACCGTCTTCTGTCGTTTGTCCTGCTGCTGTGAACCAGGTAGGAGAGGCTAGTTTGATTAATCTGCATCATGTAACGTTAACACGTTAAAACGTTCATATTAATCACATGTGTTAACGTTGAAAATCCGtgcacatatttaaattttttctactgttttccCGTTTTCCTTTTGCACACTTCACAAAATGCTGTCGTGGTGAAGTAAGAGGActgtaaaattgattttagaATAGCCTATATCATGAAAGACATTAAGACTATTTGTGATCACCTGGTAAATGCAGCAGAGGCCCCCTGAGAGGTTCATGGCCTGACTTGAAAAGTGCTGAGGGCCTAGAGAATTATGTGTGTGTCATATAAATGACTAGAGCCGTCTTCAATGaagacatgaaaaaataaatgcaaaatattattttgtttctagcTGTGctccacaattttttttcctggccTGGACTGACCCCCATGAACATGGGTTCACCCCATGAACATTTTCTGCAGGCGCCACTACTGAATTGTGCCAAATACATTTATCATCGATTGACTGAAACACTCCTGTGTTATTCCCCGTTTTCAAATGTCGCTTGACTTGCTCAAATTGCATTAGtcaaaaaaaatccctccagAAAATCCCTTTAAAGGCAAAGTAAGTGTTTGTTGACTGCCTAAGAGTCCTGTCTAGACACTAAAGGTTGTCGCCAGCATGGCGCCCGGTTGGAATCGCCGCTGCTATGTACGCTCAAAGTTAGTGGGTTCCCTATTAGTATGAGGCCATTGTAATAATCAGACAGATGCTGGCTGCTCAGTCAGAGTGATCAACATTAGATTGGCATGGGAACTGGCACCGGGGCAGCTTGGCTCTCTGCTAGCTGGACCCATGAGGGAGTTATGTCCTCTTCAGACACACGAGGAATGCCTGACACGTCTAGCCGTCTTTTCAACCACTAACCTGGATATACGAGGCATTTCTGCCCGCGTTGTGGATATGAGGTGCATACGAAGGCATCAGTGTTAAGATGGCGACCGGCTGCTGTCATTTGAGGTGTCAGAAGGGCAGCGCCTGAGGGTCGGGCCGCCTGTAAGCGAGAGCAGGATACCTAGAGCATGAACAGAGACTGAGAATGAGTCGTCCCTCTTCAGCTCCCCACCTCCCCCACGCCCCCCATCGTCCCCGCCGCCTCTACgcaaagataaataaagagGCTAAAAGCCGAGGAGACGCGGCAGAAAGGGGCTTTTGTGGCTTCCGAGTGGGGTCCCTTTCATGACAGTTCCCACAGCACTGGGCATGCGATGACATTCACCATGTTTCACACACGCTTGATGGGGCCTGTGACTGCGGTGACTTTCGCTGGTGCTGGGGCCCCCAGACGGGACGGCGAggaccccccccacccccaagaGCCACAGGCAGCCATTGTGCTGTCGCCGCGGAAACCAGCCTCTTTATGTCagacatgtttttctgtttgttttcttttttatgtctttaatgTGGCCAAAGAAGGGAGTTGGGAGTTGGGTGGGTAGGGGGGGATGTTTCCCCAATCACCTCCCCCACCCCCGTCTCAGTGCCCATCTTCCTTCTCTTCCCAACAATCCATCCAGATTTGAACCCCCGACCCTGCCCCCCCTCTCACCCTGCCGCCAATCTTCCCCCTGGAGATCGTCATTTGTAAAGCGCTTTGCTTGGACAGCCCCGTATCTTTGTCGCGGTGTTGCGGCCTCCctctcactcagctcctttTTATCTGTACTTCATGAGGTTTTGGCACAAACCCCCGGCACTTTTTCTTCCTGTGCTgaaaaaagggagagagaaaaaaaaaatgcttatgtACACAACTCTCCAAAACAACTTAACTTCTCACTCAAAGAATTCTGCCTTTCCCACACCAAGTCAATTTCCTTCATAAGATTAAACAAactaaccaaaaacaaaataaaaagggaatAAAAGGGAAGACGGGGGTTAGGGATTTGGGTacgttgaaaaaaaaaaaaaaaaaaaaatctggttttgatttacataaaaaaaaaaaaaaatgccagaagAGGATGCCCCAAAGTCTTccagtgagaaaaacaaactttaaaaaagccAAACTGATACTATATTTAAGCACTTGAAGAATGTATTTTGGTGCCATGACTCAAAGGCACGCGGGCGCTCCTCCGTAATCAGTCCATTCTGACTGCTCTCCTCTGCCACATCACACACGGCACGGAGCCTTTTATGAGCCTCAGAGAGAGCCGAGGAGCAagaaggaaaaagtgaaaaatcaaaGGGTTCAAGGCTAATCCACCCGACCGACCCACCCCCACCCGCCCGGGCCACTCGTGTGactgtgtctgatttgatgactgggaagggggggggggtgagTGGAAAAGGTGGTGGGAGCAGAGGGAGCGGGGGTGTTAAGAGTCGGCTAATATTAGCCCgcttaagcattttttttgttcgGAAGCTGACCGTATTTCACGTTTATGGGGGGGAGACAAATTTTTTACGGCGTGCTGTCATGCGAGGTTTGATTTCGCTGTCAGCTACGGATTTatgctgtgaaacaaaaaaaacaaaaaagatcctGGTTTGAATTCACAGCGCTCTGCAAAAGTGTTCGTACCCCTCACGTTCACAGACTtctttgttgggattttatgggatAAATCACACCAGGTAGTTAAGGTGAAGCGGAATACAAAGAACTtgaaggaatattttctataaattcAAATGTGAAAACTCTGGACGGCTTGTATTTTTACTGAGTCTGCATCAGTGCAACATTAGAAAGACATCAATATTAGGATATTAGCGTTGCACAATCCTGCTGTCCTCCAATTTTTCTCTGCAACATAGTCCAGATTTATTTAGGTTGAATAGAGAACGTCCATAAACTTCAATTTTTAAGTCTTCTCAATGCATTTATGCCTGTAccttgactgggccattctaagaCACAAGTATGCTTCAATCTACACTATTCCATCTTGCTAGCgttatttttctgctgaaagACGAACCTCACTCTGAAATTCTTTAGAGTTAAGCCAAAACATGGTTTGTGACCAATTGCCACACTTTATCCTCTTTGATAAAGGACAGATGTTTGCATTGCGTCTCCACTAGTTGCCCCATCAATAGATTTTCGGCTCCCCGCAGCTCTTATAGCGCCATCATAGATatcatgttttcttctctgattaatggttttatttcctGCATTGTCATTTTAGATGAGTGACAATGTGCCTGATCCATAAGGTCAGACCTGGACTGTCTAATTGTacgctttgtttgttttgcattatatttagaatggaactttctgaactatttcaaagaaggttttattggttttactttttacatgtttggcCAAGGTAGTcagcctattgtttttgtcagttccttctttatttattttacattggttGTTATACTCCTAATTGAccaaacaaatgaaagttgtttttatgtttgaccaagcttgtgaatttgtttttgtttttaaatgtgctgtagTGATGCGGAGTTACCAAATAGAATTGTAATTTTTAGTGCAAtatctcttttttgtttttgtaaagaaacgttttaagtcaattcagcgTTGCTTTTCTGTATCAGATCGGTATCAGCTGATGCTGAACCTCAAATATCTGTATCGTATTGGAAGCGAAAAAAGTGGATCCCTCGTTGCAACATGACATGAAAATCCTTAAGTGGCATCAATAGTTTCAGGATGTGTTTTTTAATTCCAAAACAAATGAGATCTCCACCTGCTCCTTAGAGcatgatgtgaaaatgttaagaTTTAGATCACTCAGAAATCGGTTCAGCGGAGCGCCCATAAGCACGCAGATAAAGACGCTCAGGCACTCCAGGCCACCGCTCCCTGACAGCCTCTCACTTTCCCAAATCCCTCGTATAACTTTACACCTCAGATTAGAGCCCTATCAGGGAAGGCTTCCTGCTCGCGCCTCGTTCTGACGGCAGCTCACAAGGATGAGCGTAAGCCCCCTGCctccacaaaaaagaaaaagaaaaaaagaagtactACCACCAAGTGCACTACTGGGTCGTTTTTTTAGTCTTCCAAGAAGGGGGTTATGCTGGATGTGTTTGGAAAGAAACGAGGCTTTGATGAGGGGAGGATGTTGATAATAATGGAAGGCATTTTCATCTCTTCAGTGGACTCTTTATTGGCGGATGGACAAAACTTTTATGGGTAAACAATTCTCAGACTTATTAGACTGGAGGCACAGgctaataaatttgaatttatgtctgctcttttgcttttcttatctTACCCCAAGATTTGagattaagaaaaacaataaaaatgcatttgaacGAACAAAGAAGAATGAGACTTAAGAATCATTATTTTTAGGGAATCCTACTGCACTTACATATCCTGAAATGAAATGCTCTTATGACTTGTAAACTGCATGTTATTTAACACCATAATGTTACCAGTATTGGCATTTTTTCAGGCTTATAACAGTACGCAAAGCAAACTCGAGGCCTGAGGGCCAAATTCGGCCTGCCATAGCTTTTCATATGGCCCTCCAGACTCCAGAGGGACACATAAATAGAAACTTGTAGATAACAAttatgtgcttaaatattaatttagcaGTCAAATCAAAAGAGGttttaaaacagtcaaattACATCAGTccctccatttttatttctttttttgtgaattcACGGTCGCGGGAATTTATGCAAAATCAATAGATTCCAGCATTATTTTCTGCTAATGCATCTgtgtgagtttattgcaaatttcattcaaaaattgtctgctaactcccacctgcaggtggcagtatttctttcttctactccgctgctgcctcagccttacctGATGTCCGTGATCGGCAGGGCAATTAACAAAAGCCACACTTACCAACAGGAATAAGCACAAGAACAattaaacaagaacaaaaaagtgAGATGGGAAAGTgtgtatttatctttttctctttttttttccataattctGCACGAAAATAGTTACCCACTAATTGTGCACGTACAGATATtctaagaaaaccaaaacttcCCATTTGCTTTCATGTTTGAGGTTTATTATTACTTTGAATTAACCATGTGCATTGTAGCTggtgattaataaaaataatcctcAAACGACTTGCCTAATAATTAAGCACACAGTGTACATGTTTATATATTCACCGCCCACTCCTCTTCATCTTTTATTGGCCCTCCGTGCTCTGGTGGTTTGGGTGGAGGTTCGATACTCACTTCTAAAAGTGTTTCACTAATGAAATTTTAGtggaataaaaaactaaaaaacaaacaaatgtcagTAGAAACAAATTTCATTCGTTTATTTAGGTATTTTTGTCTTGAGCTAAAGTAAAAAGCGAGACACGAAGGACAGAGAAGGGGAAAGAAAGTGGCCAACCAAATAAAGCTGCCACATCAAAATTTCAATGCAAGAATTATATTTCAGGCAGCTTTATATTCCTCAGGAAACTGTACATTTACAATGAGTCCATCGGCTTTGAATATCACATAATGTCTTTTATCACATAAGGTGTGACATACAGTTATCCCAAAATTATTTGTACTCTGGCAGATTCATGTTTAAGATTTGAGATGCTCCGATCCAATAgtaatatctgtatcggtcctGATATTATTACACATCAATGGCAATGCGTCTgatccataagggcagatctgtTCAGTCTAATTTCACACTTTGTGCTTCGTTtatcttacattttatttagaattcctGGTTGCACTTTATGAACCTTTGAAATGAACGTTTGTTTCAGCTTATTTTTTACTTGTTAGACCACAGTAGTTAACTTATTGATTCtgtcaggttttttatttatttatcattggCTG from Gambusia affinis linkage group LG14, SWU_Gaff_1.0, whole genome shotgun sequence includes the following:
- the heyl gene encoding hairy/enhancer-of-split related with YRPW motif-like protein, with product MKRPHDYSSPDSDTDELIDVGQEDSYCPVTGSMSPGSASQILARKKRRGIIEKRRRDRINHSLSELRRLVPSAFEKQGSSKLEKAEILQMTVDHLKLLHAMGGKGYFDARALAVDYRTLGFRECVGEVVRYLSSLEGESPDPIGARLVSHLSHCASELDPLLLQSPPASALPFPPWPWTSFPPIAPATTAPSSPSFPSSRRDLALLGSYPSSASLRLAPLAGCQQGAPPLLGPTALASIHRVASLPSSPALGHSRPNQPSPHSTNCASPLPLPTVSSSSPCSSSSTSSSSAPPQVSFRPFAPLGSPIAQRRSLSGASKAPQGWGTEIGAF